One Helianthus annuus cultivar XRQ/B chromosome 7, HanXRQr2.0-SUNRISE, whole genome shotgun sequence genomic region harbors:
- the LOC118480524 gene encoding uncharacterized protein LOC118480524, whose protein sequence is MALLYQAHEEKHHLPGMFGSLDCTHFVWRFCPTEKFKRQHEAARKDVERAFGVLKGKWGVLSRPMRARSVKKIRNVVYTCIILHNMILKDDGKAIAPVHIRDPPVEPALDDTVLGELLNEDTHWRLKHDLIDHLASQDLPHLLADSDED, encoded by the exons ATGGCACTTTTATACCAAGCTCATGAGGAAAAACATCACCTTCCAGGTATGTTCGGTAGCCTTGATTGCACCCATTTCGTTTGGCGTTTTTGTCCGACAGA GAAATTCAAGAGGCAACATGAGGCGGCAAGAAAAGACGtcgaacgggcttttggtgttttgaagGGGAAATGGGGTGTATTGAGTCGACCGATGCGAGCAAGATCGGTTAAAAAAATTAGGAATGTCGTGTACACGTgtattattttacacaacatgattttgaaagacgATGGAAAGGCGATAGCACCGGTGCACATTCGGGATCCTCCGGTCGAGCCGGCTCTAGACGATACGGTGTTGGGCGAGTTGTTGAATGAAGACACCCATTGGAGACTCAAACACGATCTCATAGATCATCTCGCAAGTCAAGATTTACCCCATCTTTTGGCCGATTCCGACGAAGACTAG